A DNA window from Chiloscyllium plagiosum isolate BGI_BamShark_2017 chromosome 9, ASM401019v2, whole genome shotgun sequence contains the following coding sequences:
- the mrpl57 gene encoding ribosomal protein 63, mitochondrial gives MFLTAFLLRKGIPGKQWIGKYRRPRQITWQMKRNLIKRLEIERETEYWLSQPWMTVEQERGHAAQRRAERWEAFKNAKSANFPKFKYIEEHLNHLNVTKKWGM, from the coding sequence ATGTTTCTTACGGCATTTCTGCTTCGGAAAGGAATTCCAGGCAAACAGTGGATAGGAAAGTACAGACGCCCTAGGCAAATTACCTGGCAAATGAAGCGTAATTTAATTAAAAGACTGGAAATCGAAAGGGAGACAGAGTACTGGCTGAGCCAGCCCTGGATGACTGTGGAGCAGGAACGAGGTCATGCAGCACAACGCAGAGCTGAACGCTGGGAGGCTTTCAAGAATGCCAAATCTGCAAACTTCCCTAAATTCAAATATATTGAAGAACATTTAAATCACCTAAACGTAACCAAAAAGTGGGGCATGTGA